The following are encoded together in the Phenylobacterium sp. NIBR 498073 genome:
- a CDS encoding phosphate-starvation-inducible PsiE family protein, whose product MGVSSDDDSRKLKGLWAASDRVVHLSQALVILAAELLVIAAILVATWILYALFIERVGGSLGALDTLSEVQAAVEQVFAGVLLLMLGLELLKSLTSFFTGFKTQVEIIVVVAMIAAVRHVMLIDLEHTAWTTLVGSAALTSGQYRM is encoded by the coding sequence ATGGGCGTCAGCTCGGACGACGACAGCCGCAAACTCAAGGGACTGTGGGCGGCCAGCGACCGAGTCGTGCACTTGAGCCAGGCGCTGGTCATCCTGGCGGCGGAGCTGCTGGTGATCGCTGCGATCCTGGTGGCGACCTGGATCCTCTACGCCCTGTTCATCGAACGCGTGGGCGGGTCGCTCGGCGCCCTCGACACGCTGAGCGAGGTGCAGGCGGCGGTTGAGCAGGTGTTCGCCGGGGTGCTGCTGCTGATGCTCGGCCTGGAGCTGCTGAAAAGCCTGACGAGCTTCTTCACGGGCTTCAAGACCCAGGTGGAGATCATCGTGGTCGTGGCGATGATCGCCGCGGTCCGGCACGTCATGCTGATCGACCTGGAGCATACCGCCTGGACGACCCTGGTGGGGTCTGCGGCCCTTACATCCGGTCAATACCGCATGTAA
- a CDS encoding TetR/AcrR family transcriptional regulator: protein MSERPRRMTQAERTARTRAKVLATAIDCLHAEGYAATTTSLVAQRSGSRGAMLHQFPTRADLMLAVVEAAFEEEMDLYDARFGAIADPKERVLAIPEAVWETLSRPAGVAVLEILQGSRSDPAMTQKLAPVLARISKESRRRLIKWFDADYLAPPAEMRLIVWAVRGLSISQVLEPDVGDVRESILLLRKLMETLHGGGKA, encoded by the coding sequence ATGAGCGAACGCCCGCGCCGCATGACCCAAGCCGAGCGCACCGCCAGGACGCGGGCCAAGGTGCTGGCGACGGCGATCGACTGCCTGCACGCCGAGGGCTATGCGGCGACCACCACCTCGCTGGTGGCCCAGCGTTCGGGCAGCCGCGGGGCGATGCTGCACCAGTTCCCGACCCGCGCGGACCTGATGCTGGCGGTGGTGGAGGCGGCGTTCGAGGAGGAGATGGACCTCTACGACGCCCGGTTCGGCGCCATCGCCGACCCCAAGGAGCGGGTGCTGGCCATCCCCGAGGCGGTGTGGGAGACCCTGAGCCGGCCGGCCGGGGTGGCGGTGCTGGAGATCCTGCAGGGCTCGCGCAGCGACCCGGCGATGACGCAGAAGCTGGCCCCGGTGCTGGCGCGGATCTCCAAGGAGTCGCGCCGGCGGCTGATCAAGTGGTTCGACGCCGACTACCTGGCGCCGCCGGCGGAGATGCGGCTGATCGTCTGGGCGGTGCGCGGGCTGTCGATCTCGCAGGTGTTGGAGCCCGACGTCGGCGACGTGCGCGAGTCGATCCTGCTGCTGCGCAAGCTGATGGAAACATTGCACGGGGGAGGCAAGGCATGA